One window of Desulfobaculum bizertense DSM 18034 genomic DNA carries:
- the hflC gene encoding protease modulator HflC, translating into MSSSKAISLIVGLAVLLLVGTQSFYTVDQTQVAIVLQLGKPVGGVKAPGLHFKIPFIQVVLPFDARVLEHDARPEEILTLDKKNMLVDNFTKWRIVDPLEFYQTVRTVENAKSRIEDIIYSQLRVSLGRYTLVEVVNQKRPQIMQEVTERASKLISEYGIEIVDVRIKRTDLPSENERAIFGRMQAERQRQAKQYRSEGQEEAAKIRSAADRDRALLVAEGKRKAEVLRGEGEAEATRIFADALKTSPEFYSFAKSLEAYEKSFKNNTRVVLTPNNEFLKYMK; encoded by the coding sequence ATGTCCTCCAGTAAAGCGATTTCCCTTATTGTTGGCCTTGCTGTGCTCCTGCTTGTTGGGACGCAGAGCTTTTACACCGTCGATCAGACGCAGGTTGCTATTGTGCTCCAGCTGGGCAAGCCTGTTGGTGGCGTGAAGGCTCCGGGCCTGCATTTCAAGATTCCGTTTATTCAGGTCGTGTTACCGTTTGATGCCCGTGTGCTGGAACATGATGCCAGACCAGAAGAAATTCTGACGCTCGACAAGAAAAACATGCTGGTGGACAATTTCACCAAGTGGCGCATTGTTGATCCTCTGGAATTCTATCAGACCGTGCGCACGGTAGAGAACGCCAAGTCTCGTATTGAGGACATCATTTATTCGCAGCTTCGTGTTTCTCTTGGCCGTTACACACTGGTCGAGGTCGTGAACCAAAAGCGCCCGCAGATTATGCAGGAAGTCACTGAACGGGCATCCAAGCTCATCAGCGAATATGGCATTGAAATTGTGGACGTGCGGATTAAGCGAACGGATCTTCCGTCCGAGAATGAACGGGCTATTTTTGGCCGCATGCAGGCAGAACGTCAGCGTCAGGCCAAGCAGTACCGTTCGGAAGGGCAGGAGGAAGCTGCAAAGATTCGTTCTGCAGCGGACCGTGACCGGGCACTGCTTGTTGCCGAAGGCAAAAGAAAGGCCGAGGTCCTGCGAGGCGAGGGTGAGGCAGAAGCAACTCGTATTTTTGCAGATGCCCTGAAAACATCTCCCGAGTTTTACTCTTTTGCCAAGAGTCTTGAAGCATACGAAAAGAGCTTCAAGAATAATACTCGCGTTGTGCTGACGCCGAATAATGAGTTTTTAAAATATATGAAGTAA
- the hflK gene encoding FtsH protease activity modulator HflK has protein sequence MNWDWEKLQEKRKTQPGGGGGGPQLNDVNIDWDRFRNFRFPAWRLLLGLIVLGWLASGIYIVGPDEIGVVQRFGAYSGESGPGPHYHLPFPIERVQTPKVTQIRRVEVGLRSTRRSGNFSQASFQDVPQESLMLTGDENIVDVQFIVQYLIKDARDYLFNVKNQEESVKNIAEAAMREIIGRSRIDSVLTSDKLVVQTEAKTLMQDMSDKYKLGVRIVAVQLQNVHPPKEVIDAFKDVASAREDKSRFINEAEAYKNDILPKARGQAAVLVNEAEAYKQQQIRRAEGEAARFLSVYTEYAKAKDITRRRMYLETMEKIFSSKDMEKILMSSDALRGAVPYLPLSPLGHGTRVLKGGE, from the coding sequence ATGAATTGGGATTGGGAAAAACTCCAGGAAAAACGGAAGACTCAGCCCGGTGGCGGCGGTGGTGGTCCTCAGCTCAATGATGTGAACATTGACTGGGATCGCTTCCGGAATTTTCGCTTTCCGGCGTGGCGTCTTCTGCTTGGCCTGATTGTCCTTGGCTGGCTTGCCTCTGGTATTTACATTGTTGGTCCTGACGAAATAGGCGTTGTTCAGCGCTTTGGTGCCTACAGCGGGGAAAGTGGTCCCGGTCCACATTATCACCTTCCGTTCCCGATTGAGCGGGTCCAGACACCCAAGGTGACCCAGATTCGACGGGTCGAAGTTGGTCTTCGCAGTACGCGACGTTCTGGAAACTTCTCGCAGGCATCCTTTCAGGATGTTCCTCAGGAATCCCTCATGCTGACTGGCGATGAAAACATCGTCGACGTGCAGTTTATTGTGCAGTACCTGATTAAGGATGCACGGGACTACCTGTTTAATGTGAAAAATCAGGAAGAAAGCGTCAAGAACATCGCCGAAGCTGCAATGCGCGAAATCATTGGCCGGAGCCGTATTGATTCAGTTCTGACCTCTGACAAGCTTGTGGTTCAGACCGAAGCCAAGACCCTGATGCAGGACATGTCTGACAAGTACAAGCTCGGGGTTCGCATTGTGGCGGTCCAGCTCCAGAATGTCCATCCTCCAAAAGAAGTTATTGATGCATTTAAGGATGTTGCTTCTGCCCGTGAGGACAAGAGCCGTTTCATTAATGAAGCCGAGGCCTACAAGAATGACATCCTGCCCAAGGCCCGTGGTCAGGCGGCTGTGCTGGTGAATGAGGCCGAAGCCTACAAGCAGCAGCAGATTCGTCGTGCAGAAGGTGAAGCAGCCCGCTTCCTGTCTGTGTACACGGAATATGCCAAGGCCAAGGATATTACCCGTCGCCGCATGTATCTTGAGACCATGGAAAAAATCTTCTCGTCCAAGGACATGGAAAAGATTCTGATGTCGAGTGATGCCCTGCGCGGAGCTGTGCCGTATCTGCCGCTCAGTCCTCTTGGGCATGGAACCCGAGTTCTGAAAGGAGGGGAATAG